A section of the Chryseobacterium ginsenosidimutans genome encodes:
- a CDS encoding NifU family protein, with protein sequence MHTILIEPTENPKVMKFVADYNLIPGSLELDRDSDISEIPLAQELFNYPFVERIFITANFVAIAKQDTVEWEHVVESLKNVVEDELLANPRIYLQKKKEMYEIYAEMTPNPNAMKFVSNKLLIEGFVEVKSKDEVEGVPLAAAIFKEFDFAKEVFISDNFVAVTKDNSVEWHQVMMAVRGFIAEYLQSGGEISNIEAQKHENPVEKIINRDYTDDEQKISDILNEYVAPAVENDGGKISLMEYDQENKTAKMLLQGACSGCPSSTATLKNGIENILKQFVPDLVERVEAVNG encoded by the coding sequence ATGCATACTATACTTATAGAACCAACCGAAAACCCGAAAGTGATGAAATTTGTAGCAGATTACAACCTGATTCCGGGATCTTTAGAGTTGGACAGAGATTCTGATATATCAGAAATTCCTTTAGCACAGGAACTTTTCAATTATCCTTTTGTGGAAAGAATTTTTATCACAGCAAATTTTGTGGCAATTGCAAAACAAGATACTGTGGAATGGGAACACGTTGTTGAAAGTCTGAAAAATGTTGTTGAAGACGAATTACTGGCAAACCCAAGGATTTATCTTCAAAAGAAAAAGGAAATGTATGAGATCTACGCGGAAATGACTCCGAATCCGAATGCCATGAAATTTGTCTCAAACAAATTGCTAATAGAAGGTTTTGTAGAAGTAAAATCAAAAGATGAAGTAGAAGGAGTTCCTCTGGCTGCCGCTATTTTTAAAGAATTCGATTTTGCTAAAGAAGTTTTTATTTCTGATAATTTCGTTGCGGTAACAAAAGATAATTCTGTGGAATGGCATCAGGTAATGATGGCTGTTCGTGGTTTTATCGCTGAATATCTTCAGAGCGGAGGAGAAATCTCGAATATTGAAGCTCAAAAACATGAAAATCCTGTAGAAAAAATCATCAACAGAGATTATACAGATGATGAACAGAAAATTTCTGATATTTTAAATGAATACGTTGCTCCCGCAGTTGAAAATGATGGTGGAAAAATATCTTTAATGGAATATGATCAGGAAAATAAAACAGCTAAAATGCTTTTACAAGGTGCTTGTTCGGGATGTCCGAGTTCTACAGCAACTTTGAAAAACGGTATTGAAAATATTTTAAAACAATTCGTACCCGACTTAGTAGAAAGAGTGGAAGCTGTCAACGGATAA
- a CDS encoding gamma carbonic anhydrase family protein, with protein sequence MALIKELLGKTPQIGENTFLAETATIIGDVTMGKDCSIWYNAVIRGDVHYIKMGNKVNVQDNAMLHCTYQKHPLNIGNNVSIGHNAIVHGCTIQDNVLIGMGSIVMDDCLVEENSIVGAGSVVTQGTHIKSGEVWGGVPARKIKDINSLLLEGEVNRIADNYVKYSSWYKENVKHVEG encoded by the coding sequence ATGGCTTTAATAAAAGAACTTTTAGGAAAAACACCGCAAATCGGGGAGAATACTTTTTTGGCTGAAACAGCAACGATTATCGGAGATGTTACAATGGGAAAAGACTGCAGTATTTGGTATAATGCTGTGATCAGAGGAGATGTTCATTACATCAAAATGGGAAATAAAGTGAATGTTCAGGATAATGCAATGCTACACTGTACCTATCAGAAACATCCTTTAAATATAGGGAATAACGTATCAATCGGTCATAATGCGATCGTTCACGGATGTACAATTCAGGATAATGTTCTGATCGGAATGGGGTCAATTGTAATGGATGACTGTTTGGTTGAAGAAAATTCTATCGTCGGAGCAGGTTCTGTGGTTACTCAGGGGACTCATATAAAATCCGGAGAAGTTTGGGGAGGTGTCCCTGCCAGAAAAATTAAAGATATTAATTCTTTATTGCTGGAAGGTGAAGTAAACAGAATTGCAGATAACTATGTGAAATATTCTTCTTGGTATAAAGAGAATGTAAAACATGTTGAAGGATAA
- a CDS encoding helix-turn-helix domain-containing protein: protein MNNHFFDLIEYTNRSIFLTGKAGTGKTTFLNDFVKRTRKKHIVVAPTGIAAINAGGVTIHSMFGLPLRTFLPTTERIDTSLANNIADLMPHFKYRKDKLKLLREVEVLIIDEVSMLRADVLDMMDFSLRFIRRNNQRFGGVQMLFIGDLYQLPPVVRDEHILKMYYNSPFFFDSHAIKEIPLITIELTKVYRQSDENFLEILNAIRDGDVASIDFDHLNERYDPDFDMGTESYVYLCSHNKMADEINQEKLTEIKVDPKSYEAKLFGEFKENQFPNEQFLELKIGAQIMFIRNDISGEKKYFNGKLGEISALDENEIKVILDGSEKEITVKREVWEQKKYFLDTDKNIKEEVLGSFEQFPIKLAWAVTIHKSQGLTFDKVIIDAGKSFTAGQVYVALSRCRTLEGIVLKSKITPEVIFKDNRILKFQGETHANDNVEAILNKEKYDYSIRKVLRTVDSQWLLKEVEDWNNLSIVTKSIDHAKTKQMYVQLKHEIVNLGKIFEKLDRVISQKVNNFIENKEEWSEIESKTKGAVNFFFTEIRDKVFNPLKEFYAEIKGAKGLKQYNEDFRVWLEDIEEYLNSLKEIHLLETKLLDEKNDKEVSMKIAKVPSQVLTFQLFEQGKTISEIALERGLVKETVIGHLAKFAEQGLLDISRVITSDKIKAFEDIFYKTPHETLTEWKNALPSNFEFNEIRILINHFNYLKEKGK, encoded by the coding sequence ATGAACAATCATTTTTTTGACTTAATAGAGTATACCAACCGAAGTATTTTCCTTACCGGAAAAGCAGGAACGGGAAAGACGACTTTCCTGAACGATTTTGTAAAACGCACAAGAAAGAAACACATTGTCGTGGCACCTACAGGAATTGCTGCGATCAATGCGGGAGGTGTTACCATTCACTCAATGTTTGGGCTGCCTCTCAGAACGTTTTTGCCGACAACTGAAAGAATTGATACCAGCTTGGCGAATAATATTGCCGATCTGATGCCTCATTTTAAATACCGAAAAGATAAACTTAAACTTTTAAGAGAGGTTGAAGTTCTTATCATTGATGAGGTTTCTATGTTGCGAGCCGATGTTTTGGATATGATGGATTTTTCTTTACGGTTTATCAGAAGGAATAATCAGCGTTTTGGAGGTGTTCAGATGTTGTTCATCGGGGATTTGTATCAGCTTCCGCCAGTGGTAAGAGATGAGCATATCCTGAAAATGTATTATAATTCACCTTTCTTTTTCGACAGTCATGCGATCAAAGAAATTCCATTAATAACAATTGAATTAACGAAAGTTTACCGTCAGTCCGATGAAAATTTTTTAGAAATTCTAAATGCAATTCGTGACGGAGATGTTGCCAGTATTGATTTTGATCACTTAAATGAAAGATATGATCCTGATTTTGATATGGGAACGGAGTCTTACGTTTATTTGTGTTCTCACAATAAAATGGCAGACGAAATCAATCAGGAAAAATTAACGGAGATAAAAGTGGATCCTAAAAGTTATGAAGCTAAACTTTTCGGTGAATTTAAAGAAAATCAGTTTCCTAACGAGCAGTTTTTAGAATTAAAAATAGGTGCTCAGATCATGTTTATCAGAAATGATATTTCCGGGGAAAAGAAATATTTCAATGGGAAATTGGGTGAAATTTCTGCTTTAGACGAAAATGAAATTAAAGTAATTCTCGACGGAAGCGAAAAAGAAATTACCGTAAAAAGGGAAGTCTGGGAACAGAAAAAATATTTTCTGGATACCGATAAAAATATCAAAGAAGAAGTGTTGGGGAGTTTTGAGCAGTTTCCTATAAAACTGGCCTGGGCGGTGACAATTCATAAAAGCCAGGGCTTGACGTTTGATAAAGTAATTATTGATGCAGGAAAAAGTTTTACGGCAGGACAGGTTTATGTAGCGCTTTCCCGTTGCCGAACGTTGGAAGGAATTGTTTTAAAATCTAAAATCACCCCTGAAGTTATTTTTAAAGATAACAGAATTCTTAAATTTCAGGGTGAAACTCACGCCAACGATAATGTTGAAGCGATTTTAAATAAAGAAAAGTACGATTACAGCATCAGGAAAGTGCTTCGTACAGTTGATTCTCAATGGCTTTTAAAAGAAGTTGAAGATTGGAATAATCTTTCTATTGTTACAAAAAGCATCGATCATGCAAAAACGAAACAGATGTATGTGCAGTTGAAACATGAGATCGTAAATCTTGGGAAAATATTTGAGAAATTAGATCGTGTTATTTCTCAAAAGGTTAATAATTTTATTGAAAACAAAGAAGAATGGTCCGAGATTGAAAGTAAAACCAAAGGTGCAGTTAATTTCTTTTTTACTGAAATCAGAGATAAGGTTTTTAATCCGCTGAAAGAATTTTATGCGGAAATAAAAGGCGCAAAAGGCTTAAAACAATACAACGAAGACTTTAGAGTCTGGCTTGAAGATATTGAAGAATATTTGAACAGTTTAAAGGAAATTCATCTATTGGAAACTAAACTTTTAGATGAGAAAAATGATAAGGAAGTCAGCATGAAAATTGCAAAAGTTCCTTCCCAGGTTCTTACTTTTCAATTGTTTGAGCAAGGAAAAACGATATCCGAAATTGCTTTAGAAAGAGGTTTGGTAAAAGAAACAGTGATCGGTCATTTAGCGAAATTTGCAGAACAAGGCTTGTTGGATATTTCCAGAGTGATAACTTCTGATAAGATCAAAGCTTTTGAAGATATTTTCTATAAAACCCCACACGAAACTCTGACAGAATGGAAAAATGCGCTACCGAGTAATTTTGAATTTAATGAAATCCGGATTTTGATTAATCATTTTAATTATCTGAAGGAGAAAGGGAAATAA
- a CDS encoding LLM class flavin-dependent oxidoreductase codes for MKNFEISVLDLAPVKQDKTIHDTFQDSLSLANHTENLDYKRFWLAEHHNMESIASSATSVLIGFIANGTKKIRVGSGGIMLPNHSSLVIAEQFGTLESLFPGRIDLGLGRAPGTDGLTAQALGRNPAIINQQFPRQILELQKYFSKDNRDALVRAIPGEGLDIPLYILGSSTDSAFLAAELGLPYAFAGHFAPEQMEMAFNIYRQNFEPSKYLDQPYIIACVNGIAAETSEEAHKISTTLFQAFINIVRNDRKPFAPPVDDMDDIWSPMEKSMVLQKLKFTFIGDQSEIEEKLKNFQSTFNVDELMINSHIYDHQKRLESYEIIRKAKDSIFKA; via the coding sequence ATGAAAAATTTTGAGATATCAGTGTTGGATCTTGCGCCCGTAAAACAGGATAAGACGATTCATGATACTTTTCAGGACAGTTTATCTTTAGCAAACCATACTGAAAATTTAGATTATAAAAGATTCTGGCTCGCCGAACATCACAATATGGAAAGCATTGCCAGTTCTGCAACTTCTGTTCTGATTGGTTTTATCGCCAACGGAACAAAAAAAATAAGAGTAGGATCGGGTGGAATTATGCTTCCGAATCACAGTTCATTAGTTATTGCCGAACAATTCGGGACACTGGAATCACTTTTTCCGGGAAGAATTGATCTGGGATTGGGAAGAGCTCCAGGAACGGATGGTTTAACAGCTCAGGCTTTGGGAAGAAATCCGGCGATTATCAATCAGCAATTTCCTAGACAGATTTTAGAATTGCAAAAATATTTTTCCAAAGATAATCGTGATGCGCTGGTTCGCGCAATTCCCGGGGAAGGACTGGATATTCCGTTATATATTTTGGGGTCGAGTACAGACAGTGCGTTTCTGGCAGCAGAATTGGGACTTCCGTATGCTTTTGCGGGACATTTTGCTCCGGAACAAATGGAAATGGCTTTTAATATTTACAGACAAAATTTTGAGCCTTCCAAATATTTAGATCAACCTTATATTATCGCTTGTGTGAACGGAATTGCGGCGGAAACTTCAGAAGAAGCACATAAAATATCGACGACTTTGTTTCAGGCTTTCATTAATATTGTAAGAAACGACAGAAAACCTTTTGCACCACCGGTTGATGATATGGATGATATCTGGTCGCCCATGGAAAAATCGATGGTTTTACAGAAATTAAAATTTACTTTTATCGGAGATCAGTCGGAAATTGAAGAAAAGCTGAAAAATTTTCAGTCAACATTTAATGTAGATGAATTGATGATTAATTCTCACATCTACGATCATCAGAAAAGACTGGAATCGTATGAGATTATCAGAAAGGCAAAAGACTCGATATTCAAAGCGTAA
- the ribB gene encoding 3,4-dihydroxy-2-butanone-4-phosphate synthase, with the protein MSDIKLNTIPEAIEDLKNGKIIIVVDDEDRENEGDFLCAAELTTPELINFMAVHGRGLICMPLPEKRCDELGLEVMVSRSSDPKETAFTVSVDLLGNGTSTGISAGDRAKTILALMDEKSKPTDFMRPGHIFPLRAKKGGVLKRAGHTEAAIDLTCLAGLKEGGVICEIMNEDGSMSRLPDLQVFAQKHDMKIVSIEDLIHYQLKKGNLIERIEERKVKTAYGEFDFFAFRETSNDQIHFALTKGSWTVDEPVLVRVQSSDSYFDVLTRLNNGEKPLLEKVTNMVNEAGKGAIIFINNVSNSENTLRKLQQFINYQDGQQKHPTAAFNYRDYGIGTQILKNLGINKFKVITQNPDIKPQVGGYDVEVTEMVQL; encoded by the coding sequence ATGTCTGATATTAAATTAAATACTATTCCAGAGGCTATCGAAGACCTTAAAAATGGTAAAATAATCATAGTAGTAGATGATGAAGACAGAGAAAACGAAGGTGATTTTCTTTGTGCTGCTGAATTGACAACGCCTGAACTTATCAATTTCATGGCAGTTCACGGAAGAGGATTAATCTGTATGCCGCTTCCTGAAAAGAGATGTGATGAATTAGGATTAGAAGTAATGGTAAGCAGAAGCAGCGACCCTAAAGAAACAGCTTTTACAGTTTCAGTTGACCTTTTGGGGAACGGAACTTCAACCGGAATTTCTGCAGGTGACAGAGCGAAAACGATTTTAGCTTTGATGGATGAAAAATCCAAGCCTACAGATTTCATGAGACCGGGTCACATTTTCCCGCTTCGTGCCAAAAAAGGAGGTGTTTTGAAAAGAGCAGGACATACAGAAGCTGCAATCGATCTTACTTGTCTTGCAGGTTTGAAAGAAGGTGGAGTGATCTGTGAAATTATGAACGAAGACGGTTCAATGTCCCGTTTACCGGATTTACAGGTTTTTGCTCAAAAGCACGATATGAAAATCGTTTCTATTGAAGATTTGATTCATTATCAGCTTAAAAAAGGAAATCTTATTGAAAGAATTGAGGAGAGAAAAGTAAAAACTGCTTATGGAGAATTTGATTTCTTTGCTTTCAGAGAAACATCTAATGATCAGATTCATTTTGCTTTAACGAAGGGAAGCTGGACAGTTGATGAGCCTGTTTTGGTAAGAGTTCAGTCTTCTGATTCTTATTTTGATGTACTGACAAGATTGAATAACGGTGAAAAGCCTTTATTGGAGAAAGTAACCAATATGGTAAATGAAGCAGGAAAAGGGGCAATTATTTTCATTAACAATGTTTCAAATTCTGAAAACACATTGAGAAAATTGCAACAATTCATCAATTATCAGGATGGGCAGCAAAAACATCCGACAGCTGCTTTCAATTATAGAGATTACGGAATCGGAACCCAGATTTTAAAGAATCTTGGAATTAATAAGTTTAAAGTAATCACTCAAAATCCGGATATCAAACCTCAGGTTGGAGGATATGATGTTGAGGTGACCGAGATGGTACAACTATAA
- the fmt gene encoding methionyl-tRNA formyltransferase, translating into MKSLKVVFLGTPEFAKTSLEAIHQSHHEVVGVVTVADKASGRGQKINQSPVKVFAVENNIPVFQPEKLRNPEFLEELRKLDADVFVVVAFRMMPKVLFEMPKMGTFNLHASLLPDYRGAAPINYAVINGEEKSGATTFFINEKIDEGNILLQEEIPVLEDENAGSLHDRLMEMGAKLVVKTLDGLAENSIVERPQPHVENPKNAFKIFKEDTRIDWTKTSKEIHQFILGMSPYPAAFTTLKIGEEEKGLKIFGGKFEILNHGKTVGSLEISKNEFKIYTQDGVYFPLELQLEGKKRMNIKDFLNGFRNFDEIKMA; encoded by the coding sequence ATGAAATCATTGAAAGTCGTTTTTTTAGGAACTCCGGAGTTTGCAAAGACTTCGTTGGAAGCTATTCACCAATCTCACCATGAAGTTGTAGGCGTTGTAACCGTTGCGGATAAAGCAAGCGGACGCGGACAAAAAATCAATCAATCTCCGGTAAAAGTTTTTGCTGTAGAAAATAATATTCCTGTTTTTCAACCTGAAAAATTGAGAAATCCTGAGTTTTTGGAAGAATTAAGAAAACTGGATGCCGATGTTTTTGTGGTGGTAGCTTTCAGAATGATGCCTAAAGTTTTGTTTGAAATGCCTAAAATGGGAACTTTCAATCTTCATGCTTCCCTACTTCCGGATTACAGAGGTGCAGCACCGATTAATTATGCGGTAATTAACGGTGAAGAAAAATCTGGAGCAACCACTTTTTTTATCAATGAAAAAATTGATGAAGGGAATATTTTGTTACAAGAAGAAATTCCGGTTTTGGAAGACGAGAATGCAGGAAGTCTTCATGACAGATTAATGGAAATGGGTGCAAAACTGGTAGTGAAAACATTGGACGGACTTGCAGAAAATTCAATCGTTGAAAGACCACAACCGCATGTAGAAAATCCAAAAAATGCTTTTAAAATTTTCAAAGAAGATACAAGAATCGACTGGACGAAAACTTCAAAAGAAATTCATCAGTTTATTTTAGGAATGTCGCCTTATCCGGCTGCTTTTACTACTTTAAAAATCGGGGAAGAAGAAAAAGGATTAAAAATATTCGGAGGAAAGTTTGAAATTTTAAATCACGGAAAAACTGTTGGAAGTTTAGAAATTTCAAAAAATGAATTTAAGATTTACACTCAAGATGGTGTTTATTTTCCTTTAGAATTGCAGTTGGAAGGAAAGAAAAGAATGAATATCAAAGATTTTCTGAACGGTTTCAGAAACTTTGACGAAATAAAAATGGCTTGA
- a CDS encoding RecQ family ATP-dependent DNA helicase, whose product MISQQDFQELKFKTLKHFWGYDSFRDSQESIIDSVINEKDTLVLLPTGAGKSLCYQLPALLKEGTCLIISPLLALMKDQVNQLKSKGVEAEYLSSELDEYDAESIYDRCKDGLTKMLYVSPERLTNKQFLQNIEEIQLSFIAVDEAHCISEWGQDFRPSYQNIKDFRHNHPKIPCLALTATATSKVLEEIKLKLELKNPQVFQKSFRRENIRIFTEEISDKFQRIFDILKFTNESGIIYVRTRKEAEQLAEFLRKNQLNNVDFFHAGLTTKEKNTKQSIWNNSDNNVLISTNAFGMGIDKDNVRFVIHYSPAPSIENFYQEIGRSGRDGKESFTFLLWNKQEILNFDQILKNQIPNKTEFLKIINYLYSIFQVAEFELPEKVFQLNVAGIQNFTKLSNAKIKNVLTFLHNQEIIYFNENKSLSSLQLLMQAEEIDQLPQKDAYFLELMLRTISGITTHKVMFSEQQVSNKIGVEIHLIKERLKELQQKGYVEYIDGALSSIKFLKPRDERVINSAYWKLFEHIQKNKIQKWEEMKFYIEDNQYCKMKLILAYFGEKDSKNCGKCSVCEKNKQSIFGRNISTQIVNLLSKKPSTIEELSIQLSYHSKENILENLIFLLDSGKVKMLNFRTYSLT is encoded by the coding sequence ATGATTTCTCAGCAAGATTTTCAAGAGTTAAAATTTAAAACCTTAAAGCATTTTTGGGGCTACGACAGTTTTCGTGATTCTCAGGAAAGTATTATTGATTCCGTTATTAATGAAAAAGACACCTTAGTTCTCTTACCCACTGGTGCTGGAAAATCTTTATGCTATCAGCTTCCCGCTTTGTTAAAAGAAGGGACCTGTCTTATTATTTCCCCTCTTTTAGCCTTGATGAAAGATCAGGTAAATCAACTGAAGTCAAAAGGAGTAGAAGCAGAATATTTATCTTCCGAATTGGATGAATATGATGCTGAAAGTATATATGACCGCTGTAAAGATGGCTTAACAAAAATGCTCTATGTTTCCCCGGAAAGACTTACAAATAAACAGTTTCTTCAGAATATTGAAGAAATTCAGCTGTCTTTTATTGCGGTAGATGAAGCACATTGTATTTCAGAATGGGGACAGGATTTCCGACCAAGCTATCAGAATATAAAAGATTTCAGGCATAATCATCCTAAAATTCCTTGTCTTGCGTTAACAGCAACGGCAACGTCCAAAGTTTTAGAAGAAATTAAATTAAAACTTGAATTAAAAAATCCACAGGTCTTTCAAAAGAGTTTTAGAAGAGAAAATATCAGAATTTTTACGGAAGAAATCTCTGATAAATTTCAACGCATTTTTGATATTTTAAAATTCACAAATGAATCCGGAATTATCTACGTAAGAACAAGAAAAGAAGCAGAGCAGTTAGCAGAATTTTTACGCAAAAATCAATTAAATAATGTTGATTTCTTCCATGCAGGCTTAACAACAAAAGAGAAAAATACCAAACAATCAATCTGGAATAACAGTGACAACAACGTGCTGATTTCCACAAATGCTTTTGGAATGGGTATTGACAAAGATAATGTCCGGTTTGTTATTCACTACTCTCCTGCCCCGTCTATCGAAAATTTTTATCAGGAAATAGGAAGATCAGGAAGAGATGGAAAAGAGAGCTTTACTTTTTTACTTTGGAATAAACAGGAAATTTTAAATTTTGATCAAATATTAAAAAATCAAATTCCCAATAAAACCGAATTTTTAAAAATAATCAATTATTTATATTCTATTTTTCAGGTTGCAGAATTTGAACTGCCCGAAAAAGTATTTCAATTAAATGTAGCAGGAATCCAGAATTTCACAAAATTATCGAATGCAAAAATAAAAAATGTTTTAACTTTTCTTCATAATCAGGAAATTATTTATTTTAATGAAAATAAAAGTTTGTCATCATTACAACTTTTAATGCAAGCCGAAGAAATTGATCAGCTTCCTCAAAAAGACGCTTATTTTCTGGAATTAATGCTTCGTACAATTTCAGGGATTACCACTCATAAAGTAATGTTCAGTGAGCAACAAGTGAGTAATAAAATTGGCGTGGAAATTCATCTAATCAAAGAAAGATTAAAAGAGCTTCAACAGAAAGGGTATGTGGAATATATCGATGGTGCTTTATCTAGTATTAAGTTTTTAAAACCAAGAGATGAAAGAGTTATTAATTCAGCATACTGGAAACTTTTTGAACACATTCAAAAAAATAAAATCCAGAAATGGGAAGAAATGAAGTTTTATATTGAAGATAATCAATATTGTAAAATGAAACTGATTCTTGCCTATTTTGGAGAAAAAGATTCTAAAAACTGTGGTAAATGTTCCGTTTGTGAAAAAAATAAACAATCTATTTTCGGAAGAAATATTTCTACACAGATTGTTAATTTATTAAGCAAAAAGCCTTCGACAATTGAGGAGCTCTCGATCCAATTAAGTTATCATTCCAAAGAAAACATCTTAGAAAACCTGATTTTCTTATTAGATTCTGGAAAAGTAAAAATGCTAAATTTTAGAACGTATTCTTTGACGTAA
- a CDS encoding OmpA family protein, with protein sequence MKLSLAIVALALAVPTAGFAQDSTAVVSNGEYPNTFSSGSANISPFTNKSKRFNDWAISVGAGVPLIQSADLTSIKNGNGKNLFGYSAYISIDKAITHAFGINLQYDRGETRQGWFNTKNAAPANASAYQQVAARTQYDAISLLGDINFSNLLRRVDNHSPYRWALHGYAGIGTLAYRAYQKDEKGQRMVTEIKPFQLGSMFAQAGAGVKYKVNRRIDIEGRLMYAITGDDEFDGGGDKYSAINKREEQVSDNFFNATLGISLKLGKHESHLMWHDPLQEIYYKLDVLANKNQDIEVCKKGDLDNDGVCDDWDRQLDTPAGARVDGAGVALDTDLDGVIDLYDKCVTVPGPVENQGCPTIAPVTPGVVDDTTRTLEGIEFDLNSDRILPSNTPILNNAVNYINSSNGTYTVIGATDTRASDAYNQKLSERRANNVKDYLIKSGVQSGKLNSEGRGEKDLKYPECDPATKCPEWKNRANRRVYFEAK encoded by the coding sequence ATGAAATTAAGTTTAGCAATTGTCGCATTAGCATTAGCTGTTCCTACAGCTGGCTTTGCACAAGACTCAACTGCGGTAGTTTCAAATGGAGAATATCCAAATACGTTCTCTTCAGGCTCTGCGAATATTTCCCCATTTACAAACAAATCGAAAAGATTTAATGATTGGGCGATCTCAGTTGGTGCAGGTGTACCATTAATTCAATCTGCAGACTTAACATCTATAAAGAACGGTAACGGTAAAAATCTTTTCGGTTATTCTGCATATATCAGTATTGATAAAGCTATTACACATGCTTTTGGTATTAACTTACAATATGATAGAGGGGAAACAAGACAAGGATGGTTTAACACCAAAAATGCTGCTCCTGCAAATGCGTCTGCATACCAACAAGTAGCTGCGAGAACCCAATATGATGCGATCTCATTATTAGGAGATATTAACTTTTCAAATTTATTGAGAAGAGTTGATAACCACTCTCCTTACAGATGGGCATTACACGGATATGCAGGTATCGGAACTTTGGCTTACAGAGCTTATCAGAAAGATGAGAAAGGACAAAGAATGGTAACAGAAATTAAACCGTTCCAACTTGGTTCTATGTTTGCTCAGGCTGGTGCCGGTGTTAAATATAAAGTTAACAGAAGAATTGACATCGAGGGTAGACTAATGTATGCTATTACCGGTGATGATGAATTCGATGGTGGTGGTGATAAATACAGTGCAATCAACAAACGTGAAGAGCAGGTTTCTGATAACTTCTTCAATGCAACTTTAGGGATTTCCTTAAAATTAGGAAAGCATGAATCTCACCTAATGTGGCATGATCCACTTCAGGAAATCTACTATAAATTAGATGTATTGGCAAACAAAAACCAGGATATCGAAGTTTGTAAAAAAGGAGATCTTGATAATGACGGTGTTTGCGACGATTGGGACAGACAGCTTGATACTCCTGCTGGTGCAAGAGTTGATGGTGCTGGTGTTGCTCTTGATACTGACCTTGATGGTGTAATTGATCTTTACGACAAATGTGTAACTGTTCCAGGACCGGTAGAAAACCAAGGTTGTCCTACGATTGCTCCTGTAACACCTGGAGTTGTAGATGATACAACAAGAACATTAGAAGGAATCGAGTTTGATTTAAATTCAGACAGAATTTTACCTTCTAACACACCTATCCTGAACAATGCTGTAAACTATATTAACTCTTCAAACGGTACTTATACCGTAATCGGAGCTACAGATACAAGAGCTTCTGATGCTTATAACCAAAAATTATCTGAAAGAAGAGCAAATAACGTTAAAGATTATTTAATCAAAAGCGGTGTTCAGTCTGGTAAATTAAACTCAGAAGGTAGAGGTGAAAAAGACCTTAAATATCCTGAGTGTGACCCTGCCACTAAATGTCCTGAATGGAAAAACAGAGCAAACAGAAGGGTTTACTTCGAAGCTAAATAA
- the folK gene encoding 2-amino-4-hydroxy-6-hydroxymethyldihydropteridine diphosphokinase has translation MSQHTVVLLLGSNLGDQKKNLETALEKIKEGGNEILKISEFLTSEPVEFVSSNIFCNIATIIFTHLSPIQLLDFIKGIEMEMGRFNDSKAKGGYADRIIDIDIVKYNEVKFFSERLEIPHKKHLFEREFSRILLKDFI, from the coding sequence ATGTCGCAACATACAGTGGTTTTGTTACTCGGAAGTAATCTTGGAGATCAAAAAAAAAATTTAGAAACAGCTCTTGAAAAAATCAAAGAAGGGGGAAATGAAATATTAAAAATAAGTGAATTTTTAACATCCGAGCCCGTAGAATTTGTCAGTTCCAATATTTTTTGTAATATTGCAACGATAATATTTACACATCTTTCACCAATTCAACTGCTTGATTTTATTAAAGGTATTGAAATGGAAATGGGAAGGTTTAACGATTCTAAAGCGAAGGGAGGATATGCCGACAGAATAATAGATATAGATATCGTTAAATATAATGAAGTAAAATTCTTCTCAGAAAGATTGGAAATCCCTCACAAAAAACATCTTTTTGAAAGAGAATTTTCCAGAATATTATTAAAAGATTTTATCTGA